The following proteins are co-located in the bacterium genome:
- a CDS encoding DUF2339 domain-containing protein, protein MTARIAAIEAHLGLTAATASSTPLPAPGAPELAVDVPASPPGLQLPAVGSSLLMLAGAFLLRAVTDAGMLSSVVGVSLGLAYILVLLYLTDRDARRGQRMRANLFGAATVLVAYPFIWETTTKLDLLPAMGSAAVTVLITTLALGVALRHRLEAPAWIVLLAAVVVCSGLYWTTDTTLLFLAVLVALGVATVWLAYLRDWRGPQWLVAIVVNVLVFLTVILAAHPVEQATGRPTPAPGGALSLALALPVVYLASFSWRTLVQRRGAGVFEILQSLGCIMAGYVGAIHLLRAAGRSTAALGWATLIAAVAGYAVAFILVRGRQGRGLNFFYYAWLGLVLTFIGTALVVSGPWLPYLWAGLGVAAAITGGIFDRWTLRLHCASYLIGAAVVAGLANRIFEAFVARRTPTWVDPTVAGPIVWILAAVCYTLLVAAQRGRAVPGWRRVPRFLVATLALIGAGILCVTALSVWSIGAVPGPAGAIVSVVRTAVLSAVTVLLAALGRRPLLVELSWFVNPLLVLIGLKVLLEDLRRGTPVSLFFGFACFGIALIVAPRLRLRRADAGPEPSPEPAAGAPGATCEGAHGTDIP, encoded by the coding sequence TTGACGGCTCGGATTGCCGCCATCGAGGCGCATCTCGGACTCACCGCGGCGACGGCGTCCTCGACCCCACTCCCCGCTCCCGGCGCGCCCGAACTCGCGGTGGATGTGCCGGCTTCCCCTCCGGGACTCCAGCTGCCGGCGGTGGGCAGCTCGCTTCTCATGCTGGCCGGGGCTTTCCTGCTGCGCGCCGTCACCGACGCGGGCATGCTCTCTTCCGTCGTCGGCGTCTCCCTGGGTCTGGCGTACATCCTGGTGTTGCTCTACCTGACCGACCGGGACGCGCGCCGCGGCCAGCGCATGCGGGCGAACCTGTTCGGCGCGGCCACCGTCCTGGTCGCCTATCCCTTCATCTGGGAGACCACCACGAAGCTAGACCTCCTGCCCGCCATGGGCTCGGCTGCCGTCACGGTGCTGATCACGACGCTTGCGCTGGGCGTCGCCCTCCGGCACCGGCTCGAGGCCCCGGCCTGGATCGTGCTGCTGGCCGCCGTGGTCGTCTGCTCCGGCCTCTACTGGACCACCGACACCACCCTGCTCTTCCTCGCCGTCCTGGTGGCGCTGGGCGTGGCGACGGTGTGGCTGGCCTACCTCCGCGACTGGCGCGGTCCGCAGTGGCTCGTCGCGATAGTGGTCAACGTCCTGGTCTTTCTCACCGTCATACTCGCCGCGCACCCGGTGGAGCAGGCGACGGGACGACCCACACCCGCCCCCGGCGGTGCCTTGTCCCTAGCCCTCGCCCTGCCGGTGGTCTATCTGGCCAGTTTTTCCTGGCGCACCCTGGTCCAACGACGCGGCGCGGGCGTGTTCGAGATCCTGCAGTCCCTGGGCTGCATCATGGCCGGCTATGTGGGCGCCATCCACCTGCTGCGCGCCGCCGGGCGCAGCACCGCCGCCCTGGGTTGGGCCACCCTGATCGCCGCCGTCGCCGGTTACGCCGTGGCGTTCATCCTGGTGCGCGGTCGCCAGGGGCGCGGTCTGAACTTCTTCTACTACGCGTGGCTCGGCCTGGTGCTCACGTTCATCGGCACGGCGCTGGTGGTGTCGGGGCCGTGGCTTCCCTATCTCTGGGCCGGGCTGGGCGTGGCGGCGGCGATCACAGGCGGGATCTTCGACCGCTGGACGCTGCGTCTGCACTGCGCGTCCTACCTGATCGGCGCCGCCGTCGTCGCGGGCCTGGCTAACCGTATCTTCGAGGCCTTCGTCGCCCGGCGGACCCCGACGTGGGTCGATCCGACGGTCGCGGGTCCCATCGTCTGGATCCTGGCCGCGGTCTGTTATACACTCCTGGTGGCCGCCCAGCGCGGCCGCGCGGTTCCCGGCTGGCGGCGGGTGCCGCGATTCCTGGTGGCGACGCTCGCCCTGATCGGGGCCGGCATCCTGTGTGTGACCGCCCTGTCCGTGTGGTCGATCGGCGCCGTACCGGGGCCCGCGGGCGCCATCGTGTCCGTCGTGCGCACCGCCGTGCTGTCGGCCGTGACGGTGCTGCTGGCCGCCCTGGGACGCCGGCCGCTGCTGGTGGAGCTGTCCTGGTTCGTCAATCCGCTGCTGGTCCTGATCGGACTCAAGGTGCTGCTCGAGGATCTGCGCCGGGGCACGCCGGTCTCGCTCTTCTTCGGCTTCGCCTGCTTCGGCATCGCCCTGATCGTGGCGCCCCGCCTGCGCCTGCGCCGGGCCGACGCCGGTCCCGAACCCAGCCCGGAGCCCGCCGCGGGCGCCCCGGGCGCAACCTGCGAAGGGGCCCATGGAACCGACATCCCCTAG
- a CDS encoding cytochrome c3 family protein, whose protein sequence is MEPTSPSYRHTFRLFALIGIAVVIALIVRARLVPESYGDLGHFRADAIEDAKRFEPRHLGPAACVECHDDVVALHAKDAHARVTCESCHGPGAVHVASEGEGGIIRPGGKEPCLVCHRLLPARPGEFAQIVPRDHYRFVGVEDPEIDCVACHDPHEPLFMDRDLRTARLHPLIHRCRDCHAGRTDETLSRPPGHPAIFECGYCHAEVVSGFAERPHSGVRCTICHLFFRESDFAGRILRDSDPRFCLLCHREADFRSDDAPPGIAWPDHGEDMAEDAGDLDKRCIDCHQDRIHPLQTRTAAGDVRAGREE, encoded by the coding sequence ATGGAACCGACATCCCCTAGTTACCGGCACACGTTTCGGCTCTTCGCGCTGATCGGCATCGCCGTGGTGATCGCGCTGATCGTGCGCGCGCGGCTGGTTCCGGAGTCCTACGGGGACCTCGGCCATTTCCGGGCCGACGCCATCGAGGATGCCAAGCGGTTCGAACCGCGCCACCTCGGACCGGCCGCGTGCGTGGAGTGCCACGACGACGTGGTCGCCCTGCACGCCAAGGACGCGCATGCCCGGGTGACGTGCGAGAGTTGTCACGGCCCGGGTGCGGTGCACGTGGCCTCCGAAGGCGAGGGCGGCATCATCCGCCCCGGGGGCAAGGAGCCCTGTCTTGTTTGCCATCGACTGCTGCCGGCGAGGCCGGGCGAGTTCGCCCAGATCGTTCCGCGGGACCACTACCGGTTCGTCGGCGTCGAGGACCCGGAGATCGACTGCGTCGCCTGCCACGATCCCCACGAGCCGCTCTTCATGGACCGCGACCTGCGCACCGCCCGGTTGCATCCCCTGATCCACCGCTGCCGGGACTGCCACGCCGGCCGCACCGACGAGACCCTGTCCCGCCCGCCCGGCCATCCGGCGATCTTCGAGTGCGGCTACTGCCACGCCGAGGTGGTGAGCGGCTTCGCCGAACGCCCGCACAGCGGGGTGCGCTGCACCATCTGTCACCTGTTCTTCCGCGAATCCGATTTCGCCGGCCGCATACTGCGCGATTCCGACCCGCGCTTCTGCCTGCTCTGCCATCGCGAGGCCGATTTCCGCAGCGACGACGCGCCGCCCGGCATCGCTTGGCCCGACCACGGCGAGGACATGGCCGAGGACGCGGGCGACCTCGACAAGCGCTGCATCGACTGTCACCAGGACCGGATCCATCCGCTCCAGACCCGCACCGCCGCCGGCGACGTCCGCGCCGGCCGCGAGGAGTAG
- a CDS encoding 4Fe-4S dicluster domain-containing protein: MTDDRNRSRREVLKLLAAGSGLLVFPLGTLLAGEREAAGDGARAPYWAYAVDTTRCIGCCACMRACRDENDVTAGVFRTWVERYRIGFDGEVRVDAATDNGYVFEPAAGEVARAFFVPKLCNHCEKSVCNQVCPVGAAFNTPDGVVLVDQKHCIGCGYCVQACPYGSRFIDPKTHKAGKCTFCYHRLAEGLAPACVHACPREARIFGDLNDPHSKLSVLLRQRHYRLLKPELGTHPKCYYLELDREVV; encoded by the coding sequence ATGACCGACGACCGCAACAGATCACGCCGCGAGGTCCTGAAGCTGCTGGCCGCCGGGTCGGGGCTGCTGGTGTTTCCCCTCGGCACGTTGCTGGCGGGCGAACGCGAGGCGGCCGGCGATGGAGCGCGTGCGCCCTACTGGGCCTACGCAGTGGACACGACCCGCTGCATCGGCTGCTGCGCCTGCATGCGCGCCTGCCGCGACGAGAACGACGTGACCGCGGGGGTTTTCCGCACCTGGGTCGAGCGGTACCGCATCGGCTTCGACGGCGAGGTGCGGGTGGACGCGGCCACCGACAACGGTTACGTCTTCGAACCGGCGGCGGGCGAGGTCGCCCGGGCGTTCTTCGTGCCCAAGCTCTGCAATCACTGCGAGAAGTCGGTGTGCAATCAGGTCTGCCCCGTGGGCGCCGCCTTCAACACTCCCGACGGGGTCGTGCTGGTGGATCAGAAGCACTGCATCGGCTGCGGCTACTGCGTCCAGGCCTGCCCGTACGGTTCGCGCTTCATCGACCCGAAGACGCACAAGGCCGGCAAGTGCACCTTCTGTTACCACCGCCTCGCCGAGGGCCTGGCGCCGGCGTGCGTGCACGCCTGTCCCCGCGAGGCGCGGATATTCGGCGACCTGAACGATCCCCACAGCAAGTTGAGCGTGCTGCTGCGCCAGCGCCACTACCGTCTGCTCAAGCCGGAGCTGGGCACGCACCCCAAGTGCTACTATCTGGAACTGGACCGCGAGGTCGTCTGA